The genomic segment CTCGACGAACTGGAAGGCGAAGGCCTGTGCGGCTTCATCTTCAAGAGCAAGTCGCCGTCGAGCGGCATGGAGCGGGTCAAGGTCTACTCGGACACGGGCAATCTCATCGGGCAGTCCGTGGGCATCTTCGCCCGCATGTTCATGGAGCGCTTCCCCCTGCTGCCCGTTGAGGAGGAAGGCCGCCTCCACGACGTCCACCTGCGGGAGAACTTCATCGACCGCATCTTTGTGCTGCGACGCTACCGCGATATGCTCAAGGGGGGCCAGACCCTCGGCAACCTCGTGACCTTCCACACGCGCCACAAGCTGCAGATCCTGGCCCACAGCCCGGAAATCTACCGCGCCATGGGCCGGCTGGTGGCCAAGGGCAAGGAAATGCCCAAGGAGCAGCTTTTCAGGAGCTACCACGAGCACCTCATGACGGCCATGCGCATGAAGGCCACGCCGCCCAAGCACCGCAACGTGCTGCAGCACATCATGGGCTACTTCAAGAACGACCTCCTGGCCGACGAGAAGCAGGAGCTCCTGGACCTGATCAACCAGTACGCCGGGGGCATCATCCCCCTCATTGTGCCGGTGACTCTGCTCAATCATTACGTCATGAAATACGAAGACTTCTACCTGCAGGACCAGACCTACCTGCGGCCCCACCCCGTGGAACTCAAGTTGCGCAATCACGCCTGACGACACCCCGCAGGAGGATCCCATGGGCAGCGCCTACGACATCATCGCCAGATACGACCCCGAGTTCCCGCGCAAGCGGGCCGGGAGCCTGATGACGGACACGACGGAATTCATGAACATCCAGTACGGCGACGTGATCGAACTGGACGGGAAATATTTCCTGGTGCTGCGGGACGAGAAGGAGCGCAGCTTCGGGGTGGAGGATCCCAAGTACTGGGTCAAGCGCTGCCGCGAGCTGGACACCGGGGAGCGCAAGATCCTCAAGCTCGTGTTCTACGAAAAATTCCCCGTGTCTCTGGGCAGCATGGAGATCGAATGTTTCCGCAGCCCGCGCAAGGAGGCCCGCATCCTGGACCTGGTGCGCGGCGACGGGCGCTTCATGCAGGGCTATTCGCGCGACGACGCGGCCGGGAACAACGTGCGCGTCCTCGACGTGGTCCGCGGTGATCTCCTGTCCCTGGCCATCGACAAGCTGGAGGCCGACCACAGGACCTACTTCTTCGAACTGCTGCCGGACATCCTGGAGAAATTCGCCGAGGCCTGCCGGGCCATCGACTTCCTGCACCGGCACGGCGAGAACCACGGTGACATCCGCCGCGACCACCTGTGGCTCGAACAGGGCACGGGCAACTACGTCTGGATCGACTTCGACTACACCTACGAGTTCCAGGAGAGCCCCTCGGGCCTGGACATCTTCGGCCTGGGCAACCTGCTGCTCTATCTGACGGGCAAGAAATTCTGCACCACCTTCAACATTCCCCGTCCGGAATTCGACGGGCTGTCGGACGTCCACCTGGAGCCCGCCGACTTCTCCA from the Desulfomicrobium escambiense DSM 10707 genome contains:
- a CDS encoding YbgA family protein yields the protein MNRPIRLGISRCLLGDKVRYDGGHKHDPFLTKTLGEYVEYVPVCPEVECGLPIPREAMRLVGDPDSPRLLTQKSGIDHTRRMKEWAAKRLDELEGEGLCGFIFKSKSPSSGMERVKVYSDTGNLIGQSVGIFARMFMERFPLLPVEEEGRLHDVHLRENFIDRIFVLRRYRDMLKGGQTLGNLVTFHTRHKLQILAHSPEIYRAMGRLVAKGKEMPKEQLFRSYHEHLMTAMRMKATPPKHRNVLQHIMGYFKNDLLADEKQELLDLINQYAGGIIPLIVPVTLLNHYVMKYEDFYLQDQTYLRPHPVELKLRNHA
- a CDS encoding serine/threonine protein kinase: MGSAYDIIARYDPEFPRKRAGSLMTDTTEFMNIQYGDVIELDGKYFLVLRDEKERSFGVEDPKYWVKRCRELDTGERKILKLVFYEKFPVSLGSMEIECFRSPRKEARILDLVRGDGRFMQGYSRDDAAGNNVRVLDVVRGDLLSLAIDKLEADHRTYFFELLPDILEKFAEACRAIDFLHRHGENHGDIRRDHLWLEQGTGNYVWIDFDYTYEFQESPSGLDIFGLGNLLLYLTGKKFCTTFNIPRPEFDGLSDVHLEPADFSMLFKNRLSNLRKVYPYVPETLNNVLMHFSTASEVFYPSVGEMLDELLPCIDEIRRGRIKA